A genomic segment from Spinacia oleracea cultivar Varoflay chromosome 3, BTI_SOV_V1, whole genome shotgun sequence encodes:
- the LOC110800295 gene encoding uncharacterized protein produces MAANSLRRAMIAAEFQTVSAADHVSSSAPNPPKSTISTTLTTTLTPSEFHHTITKLAVAQILQSTGFKSCKSSALDALTRVSALFLQSLTTAAASHAAFSCARTQSNVFDAVHAIEQFSLSFGFSGAADINQTLLTSKTLQDIRHFVDAEPPSARRNPRNQRNSDSVVVFSGNIDSLIDNRGPEIPRWLPEFPAIETDDGDARREDGEVLWEKRRLEYRPSMAAKIVKGKKELMLQGRRERVKFRLRGTKKDVEMGGLDDLELRNGVCRGGKRVCLVKRVDNRCRFFEEEEDDDEKSFNIGL; encoded by the coding sequence ATGGCCGCCAACTCCCTTCGGCGAGCCATGATCGCCGCCGAATTCCAGACAGTCTCCGCCGCCGATCACGTGAGCTCCTCAGCTCCAAATCCCCCAAAATCTACCATCTCCACCACCCTCACCACCACTCTTACCCCCTCCGAATTTCACCATACCATCACAAAACTCGCCGTCGCTCAAATCCTTCAATCCACCGGCTTCAAATCCTGTAAATCCTCCGCCCTCGATGCCCTTACTCGAGTTTCCGCCCTCTTCCTCCAATCTCTCACCACCGCCGCCGCCTCTCACGCTGCCTTCTCTTGTGCCCGTACTCAATCCAATGTATTCGACGCCGTCCACGCCATTGAACAATTTTCCCTCTCCTTCGGCTTTTCTGGAGCTGCAGACATCAACCAGACCCTTCTAACTTCTAAAACCCTACAAGATATTCGTCACTTCGTTGACGCTGAGCCTCCATCCGCTCGTAGAAATCCTCGCAACCAACGAAACTCCGATTCGGTGGTGGTCTTTTCGGGGAACATTGATTCTTTGATTGATAATAGGGGCCCTGAGATTCCTAGGTGGTTACCGGAATTTCCTGCTATAGAAACCGATGACGGTGACGCGAGACGCGAAGATGGGGAGGTTTTGTGGGAGAAGAGAAGGCTTGAGTATCGTCCATCAATGGCGGCGAAGATAGTAAAGGGTAAAAAGGAGTTAATGTTgcaggggaggagagagagagtgaaattcAGGTTAAGAGGAACGAAAAAGGATGTGGAAATGGGTGGTTTGGATGATTTGGAGCTCCGAAATGGGGTTTGTAGAGGAGGTAAAAGGGTGTGTTTGGTTAAAAGGGTTGATAATAGATGTAGGttttttgaagaagaagaagatgatgatgaaaaAAGCTTTAACATTGGACTGTGA